In Hippoglossus stenolepis isolate QCI-W04-F060 chromosome 21, HSTE1.2, whole genome shotgun sequence, one DNA window encodes the following:
- the pvalb9 gene encoding parvalbumin 9: MSLTSILSADAIENAVKDCQAPDSFCYKKFFQLSGLSSKTPQEVKYVFQILDEDKSGFIEESELKYFLQRFVKGARTLTEAETKSFISAADDDSDGRIGAEEFQTMVLS, encoded by the exons ATGTCGCTCACCTCCATCCTTTCAGCTGATGCCATTGAAAATGCTGTCAAGGACTGCCAAG CCCCGGACTCATTCTGCTACAAGAAGTTCTTCCAGCTGTCTGGCCTGTCCTCGAAGACGCCCCAGGAGGTCAAATATGTCTTCCAGATCCTCGACGAGGACAAGAGCGGCTTCATTGAGGAGTCTGAGCTCAA gTACTTCCTGCAGCGGTTCGTCAAAGGGGCGCGAACACTGACCGAGGCAGAAACCAAGAGCTTCATTTCAGCTGCTGATGATGACAGTGACGGCAGAATTGGAGCAGAGG AATTCCAGACGATGGTCCTGTCCTGA